The following are encoded in a window of Streptomyces sp. SAT1 genomic DNA:
- a CDS encoding MazG-like family protein translates to MDTLWDDIEKLSAVCRAAGAHLPDEELKSLQVGKVAEEAGEAMHALHGLKGLTTCGDDHAWPEVQNDLVGAVVAALLAMHYIDPTGARATFEEIFHRRTRRGREAAVA, encoded by the coding sequence GTGGACACCCTGTGGGACGACATCGAGAAGCTCTCCGCCGTCTGCCGAGCGGCTGGCGCCCACCTGCCTGACGAGGAGCTCAAGAGCCTCCAGGTCGGCAAGGTCGCCGAGGAGGCCGGCGAGGCCATGCACGCCCTCCACGGCCTGAAGGGCCTCACCACCTGCGGCGACGACCACGCGTGGCCCGAGGTCCAGAACGACCTCGTCGGCGCCGTCGTCGCCGCCCTCCTGGCCATGCACTACATCGACCCCACGGGCGCCCGCGCCACCTTCGAGGAGATCTTCCACCGGCGGACGCGCAGGGGGCGGGAGGCGGCTGTGGCCTGA
- a CDS encoding UDP-glucose dehydrogenase family protein yields the protein MRVSVIGCGHLGIPHAAAMAEIGHEVIGVDLDQARIDRLNAGESPIYEEGLPDLLAAHTASGRLRFTTSLAEAAEFADVHFLAVGTPIDADGRSYDTGQVFGAARALAPHLTRPTVIIGKSTVTVGTTRDLAALLARLSPAGEEVEVVWNPEFLREGHAIDDTLRPDRIVVGVPSPRAEDAVREVYAPLLANGIPLFVTDPATAELIKGAANAYLGMKISFINGVADMCAAAGADVQQLTEAIGLDPRIGRGGLNAGPGYGGGCLPKDVRAFTASARTLGATEAATLLRAAEEVNESRPTAALKLIEQTLGRPVDGVRVTVWGASFKAGTDDVRESPALAVAALMHQRGATVTVHDPHAVHTALRRNPELDYVDTLEDSVRNAELIVLATEWPHFREADPKALAPLAADPVLVDLRNLIDADAWRMAGWTVRQLGRPAQE from the coding sequence CCACCTGGGCATCCCGCACGCCGCTGCCATGGCCGAGATCGGCCACGAGGTCATCGGCGTGGACCTGGACCAGGCGAGGATCGACCGTCTCAACGCCGGCGAGAGCCCCATCTACGAGGAGGGACTGCCCGATCTGCTCGCCGCCCACACCGCTTCCGGGCGGCTGCGCTTCACTACCAGCCTGGCCGAGGCCGCCGAGTTCGCCGACGTCCACTTCCTCGCCGTGGGCACCCCGATCGACGCCGACGGACGGAGCTACGACACCGGCCAGGTCTTCGGCGCCGCCCGCGCACTCGCCCCGCACCTGACCCGTCCGACCGTCATCATCGGCAAGTCCACGGTCACCGTCGGCACCACCCGCGACCTCGCCGCCCTCCTCGCCCGGCTCTCCCCGGCGGGCGAAGAGGTGGAGGTCGTCTGGAACCCCGAGTTCCTGCGCGAGGGCCACGCCATCGACGACACCTTGCGGCCCGACCGGATCGTCGTCGGCGTCCCCTCGCCCCGCGCCGAGGACGCCGTACGCGAGGTCTACGCGCCGCTCCTGGCCAACGGCATCCCTCTGTTCGTCACCGACCCCGCCACGGCCGAACTCATCAAAGGCGCCGCCAACGCCTACCTCGGCATGAAGATCTCCTTCATCAACGGCGTCGCCGACATGTGCGCCGCGGCCGGAGCCGACGTCCAGCAGCTCACCGAGGCCATCGGCCTCGACCCGCGCATCGGCCGCGGCGGCCTGAACGCCGGGCCCGGTTACGGTGGCGGCTGCCTCCCCAAGGACGTCCGTGCCTTCACCGCCTCCGCCCGAACCCTCGGCGCCACCGAGGCCGCGACCCTCCTGCGGGCCGCCGAAGAGGTCAACGAGTCCCGGCCCACCGCCGCCCTGAAGCTCATCGAGCAGACCCTCGGGCGACCGGTCGACGGCGTTCGAGTCACCGTCTGGGGCGCCTCCTTCAAGGCCGGCACCGACGATGTCCGCGAGTCCCCCGCCCTGGCGGTGGCCGCACTGATGCACCAGCGCGGCGCCACCGTCACCGTCCACGACCCCCACGCCGTCCACACCGCGCTGCGCCGCAACCCTGAACTCGACTACGTCGACACCCTCGAAGACTCCGTCCGGAACGCCGAGCTGATCGTCCTGGCCACCGAGTGGCCCCACTTCCGCGAGGCCGACCCCAAGGCCCTCGCCCCCCTGGCCGCGGACCCGGTCCTCGTCGACCTCCGCAACCTCATCGACGCCGACGCCTGGCGCATGGCCGGATGGACCGTACGCCAGCTCGGGCGCCCCGCCCAGGAATAA